DNA sequence from the Candidatus Cloacimonadota bacterium genome:
ATTTGGGCTGGACGGAGGATTTATCCTATCTGCATTCACGAGTTGCCTTACATGCAAGCCATATGTTATATCGAGTAAGAGCATACGTAAACAGTTCTGGTGAGCCAAGAAACCCAACCCAGAAAGGAGTTTTACCGGGTATGACCGAGGCTGAAGTACTTGGTATTATGTGTCGCAAGCCAACACATGGCTATAAATAATCAATAATGGAGATAATATGAAAGATTCTTCTGAATACCTATGTTATTGTGGCTTGTATTGCAAGATGTGCAGCTTGGTAAACGGTTTACCGCAACAGGCACAGCAGCTATTCGAAACCATGAAAGAAGACGGCTGGGAAAGCTTTGGAAAATATGAATATCCAGATTTTGAAGCATTCTGGAAAGTTCTGGATTCCCTCAAACATAAGGATAAAACCTGCGCTCTTTGTCAAGGAGGTTGTGGTGATCCTTCCTGCGAAATCCGCATCTGTGCTCAAAACAAGCACCTTGCAGTGTGCGCCTTCTGTGATGAGTTTCCCTGTGCAAAGCTGGAATCCTTATTTAAGGCATATCCTTTTATTATGGAAAACAATAAACGCATCCGCGATAT
Encoded proteins:
- a CDS encoding DUF3795 domain-containing protein encodes the protein MKDSSEYLCYCGLYCKMCSLVNGLPQQAQQLFETMKEDGWESFGKYEYPDFEAFWKVLDSLKHKDKTCALCQGGCGDPSCEIRICAQNKHLAVCAFCDEFPCAKLESLFKAYPFIMENNKRIRDIGIEAWLIEQDNLVAQGITNKSLMQK